CTTCCATCAATATTTACGGTATTCCAGTATTTTTTGTTCATGTGATAGCCGGGCAAAACAGAGGGGTATTGTTCTCTGAGTTCAATTGCAAGTTCAGGGTCGCATTTGATGTTAATGCTGAGTGGAGGTTCGAGATCAGTAAGGAGGAACATTTTGTTCTTCACTTTAAAAACCAGTGTGGTTTGGTCGAAAGGGAAGCATTCTGTGACTCCGGGTTTGGAAATACAATAGTCTCTAAGTGTTTCAATATTCATTTTACTGTGAATTAGCGGACAGAAGGATAAAAAGCATCCTGAATATGTTCAATTCTATAGGACTTTTCATAAAAAATAACAGAAACGATATCAAAGCGGGACTCATACTGAATATCGTATTTCGAAATATAGGCATTGGCAGCTTCAACGATAAATCTTTGTTTCTTACGGGTAACTGCTTCGCTTGGCGTGTCGAAATCAGGGCTTTTCCGCGTTTTTACTTCAACAAAAACGACCATATTGTCTTTGGCAGCCACGATATCCAATTCCTTATGGATATATTGCCAGTTGCGGTGCAAAATTTTATAGCCTTTTTTTACCAGCATTGCGGCGGCAATTTCTTCGCCCTTGTCGCCCGTATC
The DNA window shown above is from Bacteroidota bacterium and carries:
- a CDS encoding MmcQ/YjbR family DNA-binding protein — its product is MNIETLRDYCISKPGVTECFPFDQTTLVFKVKNKMFLLTDLEPPLSINIKCDPELAIELREQYPSVLPGYHMNKKYWNTVNIDGSLPDKLICQWIDQSYDLVLRGIPKNYK
- a CDS encoding YraN family protein yields the protein MSESMDTGDKGEEIAAAMLVKKGYKILHRNWQYIHKELDIVAAKDNMVVFVEVKTRKSPDFDTPSEAVTRKKQRFIVEAANAYISKYDIQYESRFDIVSVIFYEKSYRIEHIQDAFYPSVR